The genome window ACAGGTTCGACAATCGATCCTGAATTCGGATATAAGGGAGATGATAATCCGGCTTTTTATGCGGTGATGGAATTAGATGCTGCATATAAATTTAAAAATCAGGACCCTTTAACCATTACTCAACTGACATCTTTTGACGGTACATCTATACGTGTATCTAATGACAGGGTATACATTACTACAGGTGATGGTACGGAAGGAACAAACGGAGGTCTTTATATTTTTAGTGCAACTGATAATTCCCTGATTAAATTCATTGAAAACAAGGATCATGCACGTTCAGTGGACGCAACAGGCACCCATGTTTTCCTGATGCAGGCTGAACCAGCACGCGTCACCATGTATGATCCGGATGGAAACAATGAAACCCAGATATACAGAATGGATACTGAAGCGCAACAGAAATATGCCAAATCGGAAATCCTGGCGTGGAATGGTTATCTTTTTGCAGCAGAAAATGAAAGTGGCGTAAGAATGTTGGATGAGAACGGAGCCGTTATTGACAGGTTATCCTGTCCCGGACAGGAAGATCTGGAGAAGCATGTTACCAACAGCGTTGCCATGAACAGCGATAAAAAGAAAAACCTACAGGGATCGGAAGTTTCTTCCGACATGTTGTTGGTGGCCAATGGAGAAAAAGGCATTTGCTGGTACGATATCATGAAAGTAGAAGGTAAGGACCGGATCGTGCTGTGCAACAACAATAATGTTTTGGCAGAAGAAGGAATATCCGCCAATTTCATTGCTTCAAAAGGAAACATCGTTTTTGTCGCTAACGGTGAAGGTGGATTAAAAGTATTGTATATCGGATTTAATGAAGGGACTCCTCCTCCCCCGCCGTTTGATGCATGTACGGATGTGAAACAGTATTTCAATAATGTCCAGTCATTTTTCCCTGAAGGAAAAAGCGTTTTCAGCAGTAATATTGACGCTGTAAATAAACTTTTTTCCAACCCGGATGATATTCCTAATGAGGTGGAAGTTCTTGAAGACACAAAATTGTTTATCAGTTTTATATGGTCCGGAGCCGGTTATAAAAACGCACTCGGATTCTTTGTAGTTCCATCCGTGGATGGAAACGGGACACTTAATCCTATGAGTAATAAAGATTATTATGACAATTATATCAACAAAGAAGGTGAATTGTATACAACATCCGTTACGGTAAAAGTATTTAACAGGGATAAATACGGATTATTTGACAATATCACATCCGGAGTCGTTCCACAAGGCACATGGCAAATTCAAAACTATAACACATCCGACGGTAAATTCAAAAAAGGAGACCGTGTAGTATTTTTCCTGGTCCAGAACGGATGGGTATCTCAGAATAACAGGGTTGAAATAAGTTCGAGTGCATGGGCGCAGCCAATATTCATGGATCATGATATCAATAAAAGCAACCCGGGTCTGTGGAATTATGCCCAGATTGGTAATGCTGCTCCCGACAATTTTAAAGCGATCCAACATAATACGTTTTATTCCGAAGCATGTAAAAGCGTTGTCCTGTTTTTTGAAGACAAGTATACCGGAACAGACCTTGATTACAATGATATCATTTTCTCGATATCTGATGATATCATTGAAAATTCGGAACAGGGTGATGTTTTGAAAATCAAAAAGCCAAAATATACGGTTGATGAAAACGGAGACATAGGATTGACCCAATAATATAGAAGAAAAAGTTAATTAAAAAACAATTAATGTTATACTTTCTGAACGCAATTAACTTGATCAATGCGACTTAAGAAAACAATAAATAGCAATGAGTGCTTAATTTACTGAATTTGTATGCTCAATAAATGATAAAATTTCTTCTCTCCCGTTTTTGTTTACAGAAGATGTTTCAAAAAAGACGGGCAGTTCATCCCATGTCTTTAACATTTCTGCTTTGAAACTTTTGGTATTTTCACTCAATTGCTTCTGACTGATCTTATCTGTTTTTGTGAATACTATCGAGAAAGGTATTCCAAATTCTCCCAGCCGGTTGATAAATTCCAGGTCATTAGCCTGGGGAGGAATGCGCGAATCTATCAATACAAAGACACAATACAGGTTTTCCCTTTTGGTCAGGTAATTAAATAATGTTTTGTCAAATTCCTTCCGCATGCTTTTGGAAACTTTTGCATATCCATAACCGGGAAGATCGACCAGATACCAGCTTTCGTTGATCAAAAAGTGATTGATCAGACGAGTTTTTCCGGGAGTGCCTGATGTCTTAGCCAAACTTCCATGCATACAGAGCATATTGATCAGTGAAGACTTACCGACATTGGATCTTCCGATAAAGGCATATTCAGGGATATCCGATTTCGGACACTCTTTTAGAGCAGAACTACTTTTT of Bacteroidales bacterium contains these proteins:
- the yihA gene encoding ribosome biogenesis GTP-binding protein YihA/YsxC produces the protein MIIRKAEFVKSSSALKECPKSDIPEYAFIGRSNVGKSSLINMLCMHGSLAKTSGTPGKTRLINHFLINESWYLVDLPGYGYAKVSKSMRKEFDKTLFNYLTKRENLYCVFVLIDSRIPPQANDLEFINRLGEFGIPFSIVFTKTDKISQKQLSENTKSFKAEMLKTWDELPVFFETSSVNKNGREEILSFIEHTNSVN
- a CDS encoding DUF4114 domain-containing protein gives rise to the protein MKRFSWILIILLGTWISGCNKDNDDSGKKDDATFILKNGSIIVNNDPDMKFVSANEFPEGMSTESDFSSDRKRSSLKSDPESETDGLRGFDYRLKLVGKAATLVVNGKTTQATHVKITDDAQYAFVSYNTAKGLYGGGVVVYKITLSMAQSLDDIKADVSAVSIVEMPNADISAVDYFQGKLFITGSTIDPEFGYKGDDNPAFYAVMELDAAYKFKNQDPLTITQLTSFDGTSIRVSNDRVYITTGDGTEGTNGGLYIFSATDNSLIKFIENKDHARSVDATGTHVFLMQAEPARVTMYDPDGNNETQIYRMDTEAQQKYAKSEILAWNGYLFAAENESGVRMLDENGAVIDRLSCPGQEDLEKHVTNSVAMNSDKKKNLQGSEVSSDMLLVANGEKGICWYDIMKVEGKDRIVLCNNNNVLAEEGISANFIASKGNIVFVANGEGGLKVLYIGFNEGTPPPPPFDACTDVKQYFNNVQSFFPEGKSVFSSNIDAVNKLFSNPDDIPNEVEVLEDTKLFISFIWSGAGYKNALGFFVVPSVDGNGTLNPMSNKDYYDNYINKEGELYTTSVTVKVFNRDKYGLFDNITSGVVPQGTWQIQNYNTSDGKFKKGDRVVFFLVQNGWVSQNNRVEISSSAWAQPIFMDHDINKSNPGLWNYAQIGNAAPDNFKAIQHNTFYSEACKSVVLFFEDKYTGTDLDYNDIIFSISDDIIENSEQGDVLKIKKPKYTVDENGDIGLTQ